In Euphorbia lathyris chromosome 9, ddEupLath1.1, whole genome shotgun sequence, the following are encoded in one genomic region:
- the LOC136205133 gene encoding pentatricopeptide repeat-containing protein At1g63130, mitochondrial-like yields MLTITTRRLLPSSSSASSLTSSPFHQITTFISLFHTRNSGTEVNEAVSSFNKLLHTKPRPSVIEFTKLLSALVKMKQFQTVISLSKKMELVRIKPNIYTCSILINCFSHLDRVDLGFSILAKIYKLGFEPDIITFNTLINGLCRHGKIGHAVDLFDKIEAMGHQPDVITYSTIVNGLCKIGNMHVAVCLLKRMVEKGCEPDVVTYNAIIDGLCKCNQVKEAFELFKEIKSRGVLPDVFTYNSLIHGLCYSSKWKEASALFEEMLDKNITPSVVSYSILVDELFKGGRITKAQSMVSKMIQTGVEPDVITYTSLIDGYGLHGQMHLAKKVFDVMKRKGCNPNVTTYNTLINWYDKKKLIYEAKQLLYEMSSRDLVPNQYTCNSILYGLCHARRPWEALEFFKDSCASGFLPDVVTYSILLHGFCQNGHLDRAFSLFHEMEVRNLKPDTATYNILIQGMCKAGRFKDVKKLLSRFSVDGLQPTIYTYNIIIDGLCKKGFLDEAYQIFRNMENNVFSPDNCSYNVIIHGFLRHKDLAMAAKLIHEMHDNGFCADNTTFALVAENKDIVKLL; encoded by the coding sequence ATGCTCACCATCACCACCAGAcgccttcttccttcttcctcttcagCTTCATCTCTCACTTCTTCTCCATTTCATCAGATTACGACTTTCATTTCTCTCTTCCATACTCGTAACTCTGGCACTGAGGTCAATGAAGCTGTCTCTTCCTTTAACAAGCTTCTTCATACGAAGCCACGGCCTTCTGTAATCGAATTTACTAAATTGCTGTCTGCGCTGGTTAAGATGAAGCAATTTCAGACTGTCATTTCATTGTCCAAGAAGATGGAATTGGTGAGAATTAAACCCAATATTTATACTTGTAGCATCTTAATTAATTGCTTCTCCCATTTAGATCGTGTTGATTTGGGGTTTTCTATTCTGGCCAAAATTTACAAGCTTGGTTTTGAGCCTGACATTATAACCTTCAATACTTTAATAAATGGTTTATGTAGACATGGTAAAATTGGTCATGCTGTAGATTTATTTGACAAAATAGAGGCCATGGGTCATCAACCTGACGTCATCACTTATAGTACTATTGTGAATGGTCTATGCAAAATTGGAAATATGCATGTAGCTGTTTGTTTGCTCAAAAGAATGGTCGAGAAAGGTTGTGAGCCTGATGTTGTGACTTACAATGCCATTATTGATGGTCTTTGTAAGTGTAACCAAGTTAAGGAAGCATTTGAGCTCTTCAAAGAGATTAAGAGTCGAGGAGTTTTGCCTGATGTTTTCACTTACAATTCACTAATTCATGGTCTCTGTTATTCGAGCAAGTGGAAGGAAGCTTCGGCCTTGTTTGAAGAAATGTTGGATAAGAATATTACGCCAAGTGTAGTTAGTTACAGTATCTTAGTTGATGAACTTTTCAAAGGAGGAAGGATAACGAAGGCTCAATCTATGGTTAGCAAAATGATTCAAACAGGTGTTGAGCCTGATGTCATTACATACACTTCACTAATAGATGGATATGGTCTACACGGACAAATGCATCTAGCTAAGAAAGTGTTTGATGTGATGAAGAGAAAGGGTTGCAATCCTAATGTCACTACTTACAACACCTTGATCAATTGGTATGATAAGAAGAAGCTTATTTATGAGGCAAAACAACTTCTTTATGAAATGTCTTCTAGAGATTTAGTCCCTAATCAATATACTTGTAATTCTATTTTATACGGCTTATGTCATGCTAGAAGACCTTGGGAAGCACTTGAGTTTTTCAAGGACTCATGTGCAAGTGGCTTCCTTCCTGATGTAGTAACATACTCAATTTTGCTGCATGGTTTTTGTCAAAACGGGCATCTTGATAGAGCTTTCTCCTTATTTCATGAAATGGAAGTGAGAAATTTGAAGCCTGATACAGCTACATATAATATCCTAATTCAAGGCATGTGCAAAGCTGGAAGGTTTAAAGATGTCAAGAAATTGTTATCTAGATTTTCTGTTGACGGGCTGCAGCCTACTATTTACACGTATAATATAATCATTGATGGGCTTTGCAAGAAAGGATTCCTAGATGAAGCATACCAGATCTTCAGAAATATGGAAAACAATGTCTTCTCGCCAGATAATTGCTCTTACAATGTGATTATTCATGGATTTCTTAGGCACAAGGATTTGGCGATGGCAGCAAAACTCATTCATGAAATGCATGACAATGGTTTCTGTGCCGACAACACCACATTTGCATTGGTAGCGGAGAATAAAGACATCGTGAAATTACTATAA
- the LOC136205952 gene encoding E3 ubiquitin-protein ligase RGLG4, translating to MGGVVSYLLKPKHKYLSRSIDGDEGGDLKEISRKKQITVYSASSHRNSDKMSKETSSSTGFGKKNSIKQKYGFIPDQFSSLEQVTAALKEAGLESSNLIVGIDFTKSNEWTGKVSFNNRSLHAIGDTPNPYEKAISIIGKTLAPFDEDNLIPCFGFGDATTHDQEVFSFQSDHSPCHGFEEVLSCYKKIVPTLRLSGPTSYAPVIEASMDIVEKSRGQYHVLVIIADGQVTRSIDTSERELSPQEEKTIKSIVDASSYPLSIILVGVGDGPWDDMKKFDDKLPTREFDNFQFVNFTEIMSKNTTPSAKETAFALAALMEIPLQFKAALEYGIVGRTTGRAKKIVPRPPPVPYSRRPTVIERESSNFSSSTVDERTQACPICLTNGKDLAFNCGHMTCRECGSMISNCPICRRPITNRLRLFA from the exons ATGGGAGGGGTGGTTTCATATCTGCTTAAACCAAAGCACAAGTATCTCAGCCGCAGTATTGACGGCGACGAAGGCGGAGATCTGAAGGAGATTAGTAGGAAAAAACAGATTACAGTCTACTCTGCTTCTTCGCATAGAAATAGCGATAAAATGTCGAAAGAAACTTCATCATCGACTGGTTTTGGAAAGAAAAACTCCATCAAGCAAAAGTATGGTTTCATTCCAGATCAGTTTTCTTCCTTGGAACAg GTCACAGCAGCCTTGAAAGAAGCTGGTTTGGAATCATCAAATCTCATTGTTGGCATTGATTTCACTAAAAGCAATGAATGGACTG GGAAAGTTTCATTCAACAACCGTAGCCTGCATGCCATTGGTGATACACCAAATCCATATGAGAAGGCCATATCTATTATTGGAAAGACTTTGGCTCCCTTTGATGAAGACAACTTAATTCCTTGTTTTGGCTTTGGTGATG ccACTACTCACGATCAAGAGGTGTTCAGCTTTCAGAGTGATCATTCGCCTTGCCATGGTTTTGAAGAAGTCTTATCTTGCTACAAAAAGATTGTTCCCACCTTACGACTCTCAG GGCCAACCTCTTATGCACCGGTGATTGAGGCTTCGATGGACATTGTGGAAAAAAGTAGAGGCCAATACCATGTATTGGTTATCATTGCAGACGGACAG GTTACGAGAAGTATCGACACAAGCGAGAGGGAGCTTAGCCCACAGGAAGAGAAAACAATTAAATCAATTGTGGATGCAAG CTCATACCCTCTTTCAATAATTCTTGTTGGTGTTGGTGATGGACCTTGGGATGACATGAAGAAATTTGATGACAAACTCCCAACACGTGAATTTGATAACTTTCAG TTTGTCAATTTCACAGAGATTATGTCCAAAAATACAACTCCATCTGCGAAAGAAACAGCGTTTGCTCTCGCTGCACTGATGGAGATTCCTCTCCAATTCAAAGCAGCTCTCGAGTATGGCATTGTTGG ACGTACCACCGGAAGAGCCAAAAAGATTGTACCAAGGCCTCCTCCAGTGCCTTACAGTCGTCGGCCAACAGTGATAGAGCGTGAATCAAGCAACTTCTCATCATCCACTGTAGATGAGAGAACACAG GCTTGCCCTATTTGCCTCACCAACGGCAAGGACTTGGCTTTCAACTGTGGTCACATG ACTTGTAGAGAGTGTGGATCAATGATATCAAATTGCCCTATATGCCGCCGGCCAATCACCAACCGGCTCAGGCTGTTTGCTTAA